In the genome of Rhodoferax sp. BAB1, one region contains:
- the fba gene encoding class II fructose-bisphosphate aldolase (catalyzes the reversible aldol condensation of dihydroxyacetonephosphate and glyceraldehyde 3-phosphate in the Calvin cycle, glycolysis, and/or gluconeogenesis) encodes MALVSMRELLDHAAANGYGIPAFNVNNLEQVQAVMEAAKETGAPVILQASAGARKYAGEAFIKHLIQAAVEAYPNIPLVMHQDHGQSPSICQGAIDLGFGSVMMDGSLKEDGKTPADFAYNVDVTRKVVDMAHKVGVTVEGELGCLGNLETGDAGEEDGIGAVGKLDHSQMLTDPEEAAQFVKATQLDALAIAIGTSHGAYKFSRPPTGDILAISRVKEIHKRIPNTHLVMHGSSSVPQELLALINQYGGKMKETYGVPVKEIQEAIKHGVRKINIDTDIRLAMTGAVRKFLAENPDKFDAREWLKPAREAAKQVCKARYLEFGCEGQGAKIKGQGLQIMATKYARGELAQLVN; translated from the coding sequence ATGGCACTCGTCTCGATGCGCGAGCTGCTGGACCATGCAGCAGCCAACGGCTACGGCATTCCGGCTTTTAACGTCAACAACCTGGAGCAGGTCCAGGCCGTCATGGAGGCCGCCAAGGAAACCGGCGCCCCCGTGATCCTGCAGGCCAGCGCCGGTGCGCGCAAGTACGCCGGTGAAGCCTTCATCAAGCACCTGATCCAGGCGGCCGTCGAGGCTTACCCGAACATTCCCCTGGTCATGCACCAGGACCACGGCCAGAGCCCCTCCATCTGCCAGGGCGCCATCGACCTGGGCTTCGGCTCGGTCATGATGGACGGCTCGCTCAAGGAAGACGGCAAGACCCCGGCCGACTTCGCCTACAACGTGGACGTCACGCGCAAGGTCGTGGACATGGCCCACAAGGTCGGTGTCACCGTCGAGGGTGAGCTCGGCTGCCTGGGCAACCTGGAAACCGGCGACGCCGGCGAGGAAGACGGCATTGGCGCCGTAGGCAAGCTGGACCACAGCCAGATGCTGACCGACCCCGAGGAAGCCGCGCAGTTCGTCAAGGCCACCCAGCTCGATGCCCTGGCCATTGCCATCGGCACCAGCCACGGCGCCTACAAGTTCAGCCGCCCGCCCACCGGCGACATCCTGGCCATCAGCCGCGTCAAGGAAATCCACAAGCGCATTCCCAACACCCACCTGGTGATGCACGGCTCCTCCTCCGTGCCGCAGGAGCTGCTGGCCCTCATCAACCAGTACGGCGGCAAGATGAAGGAAACCTATGGCGTGCCCGTCAAGGAAATCCAGGAAGCCATCAAGCACGGCGTGCGCAAGATCAACATCGACACCGACATCCGCCTGGCCATGACGGGCGCGGTGCGCAAGTTCCTGGCCGAGAACCCGGACAAGTTCGATGCGCGTGAATGGCTCAAGCCGGCACGCGAAGCCGCCAAACAGGTCTGCAAGGCCCGTTACCTGGAATTCGGCTGCGAAGGCCAGGGCGCCAAGATCAAGGGCCAGGGCCTGCAGATCATGGCGACCAAATACGCCCGTGGCGAGCTGGCCCAGCTGGTGAACTAA
- a CDS encoding phosphoribosylaminoimidazolesuccinocarboxamide synthase: MTSALHTSSLTSLPLLARGKVRDNYAVGENRILMVASDRISAFDVIMGEPIPGKGELLTQMALFWFGQLGHICPNHLTGENPESVVTPAEVAQVKGRAMLVQRLKPIPVEAVVRGYLAGSGWTEYQASQSVCGVKLPAGLKNASKLPEPIYTPAAKAEVGEHDENITFEKTVEMIGPELAAKIRDISIAIYKAASEIALRKGIIIADTKFEFGLSPDGKLVLMDEVLTPDSSRYWPVEGYKEGANPPSYDKQFLRDWLETAMVNGQPWGKKAPAPKLPLEVIEKTAAKYREALTRLTT, translated from the coding sequence ATGACCTCTGCCCTGCACACTTCCAGTCTCACCTCCCTGCCCCTGCTCGCGCGCGGCAAGGTGCGCGACAACTACGCCGTGGGCGAAAACCGCATCCTCATGGTGGCGTCCGACCGCATCAGCGCCTTCGACGTCATCATGGGCGAGCCCATCCCCGGCAAGGGCGAGCTGCTCACGCAGATGGCGCTGTTCTGGTTCGGCCAGCTCGGCCACATCTGCCCCAACCACCTGACCGGCGAGAACCCCGAGAGCGTGGTCACGCCGGCCGAGGTGGCGCAGGTCAAAGGCCGTGCCATGCTGGTGCAGCGCCTCAAGCCCATCCCGGTGGAAGCCGTGGTGCGCGGTTACCTGGCCGGCAGCGGCTGGACCGAATACCAGGCCAGCCAGTCGGTCTGCGGCGTCAAGCTACCGGCCGGGTTGAAGAATGCGAGCAAGCTGCCCGAGCCCATCTACACGCCCGCGGCCAAGGCCGAGGTGGGCGAGCACGACGAGAACATCACCTTCGAGAAGACGGTGGAAATGATCGGCCCCGAGCTGGCCGCGAAGATCCGCGACATCTCGATTGCCATCTACAAGGCCGCCAGCGAGATCGCACTCAGGAAGGGCATCATCATTGCCGACACCAAGTTCGAGTTCGGCCTGAGCCCGGACGGCAAGCTGGTGCTGATGGACGAGGTGCTCACGCCGGACTCCTCGCGCTACTGGCCGGTCGAAGGCTACAAGGAGGGCGCCAACCCGCCCAGTTACGACAAGCAGTTCCTGCGCGACTGGCTGGAGACCGCCATGGTGAATGGTCAGCCCTGGGGCAAGAAGGCGCCTGCGCCGAAATTGCCGCTGGAGGTCATCGAGAAGACTGCGGCCAAGTACCGCGAGGCGCTGACCCGGCTCACGACCTGA
- the trxA gene encoding thioredoxin, giving the protein MIDITTENFETEVIQASMSVPVLVDFWAPWCGPCKSLGPILEKLETAYEGRFVLAKIDSDQQQELAAAFGIRSIPTCVLMMGGKPVDGFMGALPEGKLREFLDKHLGGEGQLQAAPEELNEAQQALESGDIDSAIARMSEALQAEPANDELRYDYVKLLIGTGHLAEAASALAPALAQIPVPLRFEALQQWLNALEFVSTDPRGQWPLPKFEQLITANKRDFEARFAKARVLMAANEWVMALDELLEIIMRDKKWDEEAPRKTFVGILELLTPPKPKNAGPEASGKSAGGIELAGPASVEQDEQAALVSSYRRKLSMALN; this is encoded by the coding sequence ATGATCGATATCACCACTGAAAACTTCGAAACCGAGGTCATCCAGGCCTCCATGTCCGTGCCCGTGCTGGTCGATTTCTGGGCCCCCTGGTGTGGCCCCTGCAAGTCCCTGGGGCCCATCCTGGAAAAGCTGGAGACGGCCTACGAGGGCCGCTTCGTTCTGGCCAAGATCGACTCGGACCAGCAGCAGGAACTGGCCGCAGCCTTCGGTATCCGCAGCATCCCGACCTGCGTGCTCATGATGGGCGGCAAGCCGGTGGACGGTTTCATGGGCGCCCTGCCTGAAGGCAAGCTGCGCGAGTTCCTGGACAAGCACCTGGGCGGCGAGGGCCAATTGCAGGCAGCACCGGAAGAGTTGAACGAAGCGCAGCAAGCCCTTGAATCGGGCGACATCGACAGCGCCATCGCCCGCATGAGCGAGGCCCTGCAGGCCGAACCGGCCAACGACGAGCTGCGCTACGACTACGTCAAGCTGCTGATCGGCACCGGCCACCTGGCCGAGGCGGCCAGCGCGCTGGCCCCGGCGCTGGCGCAGATCCCGGTGCCGCTGCGTTTCGAAGCCCTGCAGCAATGGCTCAACGCACTGGAGTTCGTCAGCACCGACCCACGCGGCCAATGGCCGCTGCCAAAGTTCGAGCAGCTGATCACCGCCAACAAGCGCGACTTCGAAGCCCGCTTCGCCAAGGCCCGCGTGCTGATGGCGGCCAACGAGTGGGTGATGGCGCTGGACGAGCTGCTGGAGATCATCATGCGCGACAAGAAGTGGGACGAGGAAGCGCCGCGCAAGACCTTTGTCGGCATCCTGGAGCTGTTGACGCCGCCCAAGCCCAAGAACGCGGGCCCCGAAGCCAGCGGCAAGAGCGCCGGTGGCATTGAACTGGCCGGCCCTGCCAGCGTGGAGCAGGACGAGCAGGCGGCGCTGGTCTCCTCCTACCGGCGCAAGCTCAGCATGGCGCTGAACTGA
- the purE gene encoding 5-(carboxyamino)imidazole ribonucleotide mutase: MKTLIGVVMGSSSDWDTMQQAVQILHHFGIGHEAKVVSAHRMPDDMFAYAETAAGRGLKAIIAGAGGAAHLPGMLASKTTVPVLGVPVPSKHLQGVDSLHSIVQMPKGIPVATFAIGAAGAANAALFAVAMLANDDPALRVKLEAYRAEQTATARGMSLPPAI, encoded by the coding sequence ATGAAAACACTCATCGGCGTCGTCATGGGCTCCAGTTCGGACTGGGACACCATGCAACAGGCAGTCCAGATTCTCCACCACTTTGGCATCGGCCACGAGGCCAAGGTGGTATCGGCGCACCGCATGCCCGACGACATGTTCGCCTATGCCGAAACGGCCGCTGGCCGGGGGCTCAAAGCCATCATCGCCGGTGCCGGTGGTGCGGCCCACCTGCCCGGCATGCTGGCGTCCAAGACCACGGTACCGGTGCTGGGCGTGCCGGTGCCCAGCAAACACCTGCAGGGTGTGGACTCGTTGCACAGCATCGTGCAGATGCCCAAGGGCATCCCGGTGGCCACCTTCGCCATCGGCGCCGCCGGTGCGGCCAATGCGGCGCTGTTTGCCGTGGCCATGCTGGCCAACGACGACCCGGCCCTGCGCGTGAAGCTTGAAGCCTATCGCGCCGAGCAGACCGCCACCGCGCGCGGCATGAGCCTGCCGCCCGCGATATGA
- a CDS encoding 5-(carboxyamino)imidazole ribonucleotide synthase, whose amino-acid sequence MSHTPPLTGRILPGTLVNGQPATLGVMGGGQLGRMFVHAAQRMGYFTAVLDPDAASPAGLVSHHHIQTAYLDEQGLAQLMQRCAAITTEFENVPAPALLTLGAHRPVAPGAEAVAIAQDRAQEKAHFVRCGVPVAPHAVIETATQLAAVGDDLLPGILKTSRLGYDGKGQMRVKTRAELAAAWDELKNVPCVLEKMLPLAAECSVIVARGWDGQIVNFPVQRNLHREGILAVTEVFDGNVPPALAAQAIAATKSIAEGLRYVGVLCVEFFVLQDGSLVVNEMAPRPHNSGHYSVDACDHSQFDLQVRTLAGLPLVQPRLHSPSIMLNLLGDIWLAFQDAPPWDQVLALPGTHLHLYGKLKASKGRKMGHLNITGQTVDEVRATALAAARILGIEPF is encoded by the coding sequence ATGAGCCATACCCCCCCACTTACCGGCCGCATCCTGCCCGGCACCCTGGTCAATGGCCAGCCCGCCACCCTGGGCGTGATGGGTGGCGGCCAGCTCGGCCGCATGTTCGTGCACGCCGCCCAGCGCATGGGTTATTTCACCGCCGTGCTCGACCCCGACGCTGCCAGCCCGGCCGGCCTGGTCAGCCACCACCACATCCAGACCGCCTACCTGGACGAGCAGGGTCTGGCGCAACTGATGCAGCGCTGCGCCGCCATCACCACCGAGTTCGAGAACGTGCCGGCCCCCGCCCTGCTGACGCTGGGTGCGCACCGCCCGGTGGCGCCCGGCGCCGAGGCCGTGGCCATTGCGCAGGACCGTGCCCAGGAGAAGGCGCACTTCGTGCGCTGCGGCGTGCCGGTGGCGCCCCATGCGGTGATCGAGACGGCAACGCAGTTGGCGGCCGTCGGCGATGACCTGTTGCCGGGCATCCTGAAAACTTCGCGCCTCGGATACGACGGCAAGGGCCAGATGCGCGTGAAGACGCGCGCCGAACTGGCCGCCGCCTGGGACGAGCTGAAGAACGTGCCCTGCGTGCTGGAGAAGATGCTGCCGCTAGCGGCCGAGTGCTCGGTCATCGTCGCGCGCGGTTGGGACGGCCAGATCGTCAACTTCCCCGTGCAGCGCAACCTGCACCGCGAGGGCATCCTGGCCGTGACCGAGGTTTTTGATGGCAATGTGCCGCCCGCGCTGGCGGCGCAGGCCATCGCTGCCACGAAGTCGATCGCCGAGGGCCTGCGTTATGTGGGCGTGCTCTGCGTTGAATTCTTCGTGCTGCAGGATGGCAGCCTGGTCGTCAACGAGATGGCCCCGCGCCCGCACAACAGCGGCCATTACAGCGTCGACGCCTGCGACCACTCCCAGTTCGACCTGCAGGTGCGCACCCTGGCCGGCCTGCCCCTGGTGCAGCCGCGCCTGCACAGCCCCAGCATCATGCTCAACCTGCTGGGCGACATCTGGCTGGCCTTCCAGGACGCACCGCCCTGGGACCAGGTGCTGGCCCTGCCCGGCACCCATCTGCATCTCTACGGCAAGCTCAAGGCCAGCAAGGGCCGCAAGATGGGCCATCTCAACATCACCGGCCAGACCGTGGACGAGGTGCGTGCCACCGCACTCGCGGCGGCCAGGATCCTGGGCATCGAGCCCTTCTGA
- a CDS encoding L-threonylcarbamoyladenylate synthase gives MILDGRDPASVAAAAQALRAGELVGLPTETVYGLGADAASDTAVAKVFAAKGRPSDHPLIVHVADASGVEHFAREVPAFAQKLMLAFWPGPLTLILPRRPEVGAAAAGGQGSIGLRCPAHPVAHALLLAARELGVHGVAAPSANQFGRVSPTTAAHVRGEFGEGLLILDGGPCDVGIESTIIDCTRGAPVLLRPGRITREQVQAACGLRLLDKEDVASPAPRASGTLEAHYAPNAKLRLMDDRALQTALDVLGKDFDGATIAVYARSLLRVPSAKVLYRRMPDDAGAAAQQLFAVLRDFDAQGVNLIWVETPPGAPDWEGVNDRLQRAAAS, from the coding sequence GTGATCCTCGACGGACGGGATCCGGCCTCGGTCGCCGCTGCGGCGCAGGCCTTGCGGGCCGGCGAGCTGGTGGGCCTGCCGACCGAGACCGTCTACGGCCTGGGGGCTGACGCCGCCAGCGACACGGCGGTGGCGAAGGTCTTCGCTGCCAAGGGCCGGCCCAGCGACCATCCGCTGATCGTGCACGTGGCCGACGCCAGTGGTGTGGAGCACTTCGCGCGCGAGGTGCCGGCCTTCGCGCAAAAACTCATGCTGGCTTTCTGGCCCGGCCCGCTCACCCTGATCCTGCCGCGCCGCCCCGAGGTGGGCGCGGCGGCAGCCGGTGGCCAGGGCTCGATCGGCCTGCGCTGTCCCGCGCACCCCGTGGCGCATGCCCTGCTGCTGGCGGCCCGCGAACTGGGCGTGCACGGTGTGGCCGCGCCCAGCGCCAACCAGTTCGGCCGCGTCAGCCCGACCACGGCCGCGCACGTGCGCGGCGAGTTCGGCGAGGGCCTGCTCATCCTGGACGGCGGCCCCTGCGACGTCGGCATCGAATCCACCATCATCGACTGCACACGCGGCGCCCCCGTGCTGCTGCGTCCGGGTCGTATCACACGCGAGCAGGTGCAGGCGGCCTGCGGCCTGCGCCTGCTGGACAAAGAGGATGTCGCCTCGCCCGCTCCGCGCGCCTCCGGCACGCTGGAAGCGCATTACGCACCGAACGCCAAGCTGCGCCTGATGGACGACCGCGCGCTGCAGACGGCGCTGGACGTGCTGGGCAAGGATTTCGACGGCGCCACCATTGCCGTCTACGCGCGCAGCCTGCTGCGTGTGCCTTCCGCGAAAGTGCTGTACCGGCGCATGCCGGACGATGCGGGCGCCGCTGCGCAGCAGCTGTTCGCGGTGCTGCGTGACTTCGATGCACAGGGCGTGAATCTGATCTGGGTCGAGACGCCGCCCGGGGCCCCCGACTGGGAAGGCGTGAACGATCGCCTGCAGCGCGCCGCCGCCAGCTGA
- a CDS encoding SemiSWEET transporter, producing the protein MNDVIGYIAASLTTLSFLPQALHTFRTRDVSGISLGMYSLFTAGVALWLVYGLLLGAWPIVVANAVTLALALAILVMKLRYR; encoded by the coding sequence ATGAACGACGTCATCGGCTACATCGCCGCCAGCCTGACCACCCTGAGCTTTCTGCCCCAGGCCCTGCACACCTTTCGCACGCGTGACGTGAGTGGCATCTCGCTGGGCATGTACAGCCTGTTCACGGCGGGCGTGGCGCTGTGGCTGGTCTATGGCCTGCTGCTGGGTGCCTGGCCCATCGTGGTGGCCAACGCCGTCACGCTGGCGCTGGCCCTGGCCATCCTGGTGATGAAGCTGCGCTACCGCTGA
- the dacB gene encoding D-alanyl-D-alanine carboxypeptidase/D-alanyl-D-alanine-endopeptidase: MSTLRTSLLPLLASLLLLAGSPAQARETALPPSVIKALARAKVPVEAVGVVVEEAGGDSRPLLSHRAGTPMNPASVMKLVTTLAALETLGPTWNWRTPVYVEGTAREGTLYGNVYIQGQGDPKLVVERLWLLLRRVQGLDIRNIAGDIVLDRSAFEAVAHDPAEFDGEPLRPYNAAPDALLLNFKSVLLTFVPDRGANAAHVHVEPPLAGVTWPSHVPLRETECNDYRSTLRADFSDPTLPRFAGRYPAACNEKIWPLAYADPASYGPRAIEGMWRAIGGQLQGKVRYGAVPEGLAPAFALESPPLAEVVRDINKYSNNVMTQQLFLTLSLQQQGRGTLAGSRELLQEWWRERFGAGEVPQIANGSGLSREDRMTAGALARLLQYAWTSPLMPELMSSLPISGQDGTLRPSRWRAKGSAHLKTGSLRDVASVAGFVHADGGRRYVLVAMVNHPNAGATRPAMEALVEWVAQQPARGRKKKDD, from the coding sequence ATGTCGACCTTGCGCACCTCGCTCCTGCCCTTGCTCGCCAGCTTGCTGCTCCTGGCCGGCAGCCCGGCCCAGGCCCGGGAAACCGCCCTCCCCCCCAGCGTGATCAAGGCGCTGGCGCGCGCCAAGGTGCCGGTCGAAGCCGTGGGTGTGGTGGTCGAGGAAGCCGGAGGCGACAGCCGGCCGCTGCTCAGCCACCGCGCGGGCACGCCCATGAACCCGGCCTCGGTGATGAAACTGGTGACCACCCTGGCCGCGCTGGAAACCCTGGGGCCGACCTGGAACTGGCGCACACCGGTGTACGTGGAAGGTACGGCGCGCGAGGGCACGCTCTACGGCAACGTCTACATCCAGGGCCAGGGTGATCCCAAGCTGGTGGTCGAACGCCTGTGGCTGCTGCTGCGCCGTGTGCAGGGCCTGGACATCCGCAACATCGCGGGTGACATCGTGCTCGACCGCAGCGCCTTCGAAGCCGTCGCCCACGACCCCGCCGAATTCGACGGCGAGCCGCTGCGCCCCTACAACGCAGCGCCCGATGCGCTGCTGCTGAACTTCAAGTCGGTACTCCTGACCTTCGTGCCCGACCGTGGCGCCAACGCCGCACACGTGCACGTGGAGCCGCCGCTGGCCGGCGTGACCTGGCCCAGCCACGTGCCGCTGCGCGAGACCGAATGCAACGACTACCGCAGCACGCTGCGTGCCGACTTCTCCGACCCGACGCTGCCGCGCTTCGCCGGCCGCTATCCGGCGGCCTGCAATGAAAAAATCTGGCCCCTAGCCTATGCCGATCCGGCCAGCTACGGACCGCGCGCCATCGAGGGCATGTGGCGCGCCATTGGCGGCCAGCTGCAGGGCAAGGTGCGCTACGGCGCCGTGCCCGAAGGCCTGGCGCCGGCCTTCGCACTCGAGTCACCGCCGCTGGCCGAGGTGGTGCGCGACATCAACAAGTACAGCAACAACGTGATGACGCAGCAGCTCTTCCTCACGCTGAGCCTGCAGCAGCAGGGCCGCGGCACGCTGGCCGGCTCGCGTGAGTTGCTGCAGGAATGGTGGCGCGAGCGCTTTGGTGCCGGCGAGGTGCCGCAGATCGCCAACGGCTCGGGCCTGTCGCGTGAGGACCGCATGACGGCCGGCGCACTGGCGCGCCTGCTGCAGTACGCCTGGACCTCGCCACTGATGCCCGAACTCATGAGCTCCCTGCCCATCAGCGGCCAGGACGGCACGCTGCGTCCCAGCCGCTGGCGCGCCAAGGGCAGCGCGCATCTGAAAACCGGCAGCCTGCGCGACGTGGCGTCCGTCGCCGGTTTCGTGCATGCCGACGGTGGCCGGCGCTACGTGCTGGTCGCCATGGTGAACCACCCCAACGCCGGCGCCACGCGCCCGGCCATGGAAGCCCTGGTGGAGTGGGTAGCGCAGCAGCCGGCCAGGGGCCGGAAGAAAAAAGACGACTGA
- a CDS encoding DMT family transporter, which produces MHFLKGLSPRTLGIAAAVITVGIWTAFIVIARASAQGSLGPFDIALARIIGASAVLLPLGWWLVRRDRAQGLATASSFFGLSPLALRVTALCGVFGGFGYALLAYAGFFYAPAAHASVLMPGSLPLWTTLLAALMLGTPILPARIIGLACIVGGDLLVGGASLLRAFEGGEVWKGDLLFMSAALSWSVYSVLTRRHGLDAVRATTAVTVFALFSYLPFYLLLQGLGAIESRLFTAPLGELLFQVVFQGVGSVVISGITFVRMIQYFGPVRSTMITALVPGLSALGAVVFLGEPLHANLLAGLVLVTVGITFGVRKQS; this is translated from the coding sequence ATGCATTTCCTCAAGGGCCTGTCCCCGCGCACCCTCGGCATCGCGGCTGCGGTCATCACCGTCGGCATCTGGACCGCCTTCATCGTCATTGCCCGTGCTTCGGCCCAGGGTTCGCTCGGCCCCTTCGATATCGCATTGGCGCGCATCATCGGCGCCAGCGCCGTGCTGCTGCCCCTGGGCTGGTGGCTGGTGCGGCGCGACCGCGCGCAAGGGCTGGCCACGGCCTCGTCCTTCTTCGGCCTGTCGCCGCTGGCGCTGCGCGTGACCGCGCTGTGCGGTGTGTTCGGCGGCTTCGGCTACGCGCTGCTGGCTTATGCGGGCTTCTTCTATGCGCCGGCGGCACACGCCTCGGTGCTCATGCCCGGCAGCCTGCCGCTGTGGACCACGCTGCTGGCGGCACTGATGCTGGGCACGCCCATCCTGCCGGCGCGCATCATCGGCCTGGCCTGCATTGTGGGGGGCGACCTGCTGGTCGGTGGGGCCAGCCTGCTGCGCGCCTTCGAGGGCGGCGAGGTCTGGAAGGGCGACCTGCTCTTCATGAGCGCGGCCCTGAGCTGGTCGGTCTACAGCGTGCTGACGCGCCGGCACGGCCTGGATGCCGTGCGCGCCACGACGGCGGTCACCGTGTTCGCGCTGTTCAGCTACCTGCCCTTCTACCTGCTGTTGCAGGGGCTGGGCGCCATCGAGAGCCGGCTGTTCACCGCACCGCTGGGCGAACTGCTGTTCCAGGTGGTCTTCCAGGGCGTGGGTTCGGTGGTGATCTCGGGCATCACCTTCGTGCGCATGATCCAGTACTTCGGACCGGTGCGCTCCACCATGATCACGGCCCTGGTGCCCGGTCTTTCGGCCCTGGGCGCCGTCGTCTTCCTGGGCGAGCCGCTGCACGCCAACCTGCTGGCCGGCCTGGTGCTGGTGACGGTGGGCATCACCTTCGGGGTGCGCAAGCAATCATGA
- the tsaB gene encoding tRNA (adenosine(37)-N6)-threonylcarbamoyltransferase complex dimerization subunit type 1 TsaB codes for MKLLAFDTSTELISLAVTRLVDGVPHVWLHTGAGGAQASSALIPAIETLMAEAGLRFEELDAIAFGRGPGSFTGLRTACAVAQGLGFGAGVPLLPVDTLLAVAEEARAQQAPQQQSLRLLALLDARMGELYAAPYAYVAGNWQQQADFSLLKPEQLMLEDAQALAGNVFAEYGERLSLPPELPCWQALPTAAAMLRLAPSLLAAGNAVAAADALPRYIRDKVAQTTQERAAAKAVR; via the coding sequence ATGAAGCTGCTCGCCTTCGACACCAGCACTGAGCTGATCTCCCTCGCCGTCACGCGCCTCGTCGACGGTGTGCCGCACGTCTGGTTGCACACCGGTGCCGGGGGCGCCCAGGCTTCCAGCGCGCTGATCCCCGCCATCGAAACCCTGATGGCCGAGGCCGGCCTGCGCTTCGAGGAACTCGATGCCATTGCCTTCGGCCGCGGGCCGGGTTCCTTCACCGGCCTGCGCACCGCCTGTGCCGTGGCCCAGGGCCTTGGTTTTGGCGCGGGTGTGCCCCTGCTGCCGGTGGACACGCTGCTGGCGGTGGCCGAGGAGGCGCGTGCGCAGCAGGCGCCGCAGCAGCAAAGCCTGCGCTTGCTGGCCCTGCTCGACGCCCGCATGGGCGAACTTTATGCCGCACCTTATGCCTACGTCGCAGGCAACTGGCAGCAGCAGGCCGATTTCAGCCTGCTCAAACCCGAGCAGTTGATGCTCGAGGATGCCCAGGCCCTCGCCGGCAATGTGTTTGCCGAGTACGGCGAGCGCCTGTCGTTGCCGCCCGAACTGCCTTGCTGGCAGGCTTTGCCCACTGCGGCAGCCATGCTGCGGCTGGCGCCGTCCTTGTTGGCTGCGGGCAACGCCGTGGCCGCGGCTGATGCCCTGCCGCGCTACATCCGCGATAAAGTGGCCCAGACTACGCAGGAGCGCGCCGCCGCCAAGGCCGTCCGCTGA
- the rimI gene encoding ribosomal protein S18-alanine N-acetyltransferase, which yields MSAVLEPVEARLEPLDATLLEQLLPIEQRAYPHPWTRGNFMDALRSGYHARVLLAGGELLGYYVAMQGVDEVHLLNITVAPEYQRQGWGRVMLDALALWARGLGAQWLWLEVRLSNTRAIAIYESHGYRRVGLRKAYYPAGHGRREDAVVMSLRL from the coding sequence ATGAGTGCCGTCCTCGAACCCGTCGAAGCCCGCCTCGAGCCGCTGGATGCCACGCTGCTCGAACAGCTGCTGCCCATCGAGCAGCGTGCCTACCCGCACCCCTGGACGCGCGGCAACTTCATGGATGCGCTGCGTTCGGGCTACCACGCCCGCGTGCTGCTGGCTGGTGGGGAACTGCTGGGGTATTACGTGGCCATGCAGGGCGTGGACGAGGTGCACCTGCTCAACATCACGGTGGCGCCGGAGTACCAGCGCCAGGGCTGGGGGCGTGTCATGCTCGACGCGCTGGCGCTGTGGGCGCGCGGCCTGGGCGCGCAGTGGCTGTGGCTGGAGGTTCGCCTGAGCAACACGCGCGCCATCGCCATCTACGAATCGCACGGCTACCGCCGCGTCGGCCTGCGCAAGGCCTACTACCCCGCCGGCCATGGCCGGCGCGAGGATGCGGTGGTCATGAGCCTGCGTCTGTAA
- a CDS encoding uracil-DNA glycosylase family protein — MPAEIAGMDWEALEQAVASCQACGLCQSRKNTVFGVGDTQARWLVVGEAPGENEDIQGEPFVGQAGQLLDNMLKAVGLNRQGTGAQGVYIANVLKCRPPANRNPQPEEVLQCESYLRRQVALLQPQIILALGRFAAQSLLQHSVPEVATMPLGKLRGQVHSYEGVPVIVSYHPAYLLRTPQDKAKSWADLCLAMDVMRAGTPA; from the coding sequence ATGCCGGCCGAGATTGCGGGCATGGACTGGGAGGCGCTGGAGCAGGCGGTGGCATCGTGCCAGGCCTGCGGCCTGTGCCAGAGTCGCAAGAACACGGTGTTCGGCGTGGGCGACACGCAGGCACGCTGGCTGGTGGTCGGTGAAGCGCCGGGCGAGAACGAGGACATCCAGGGCGAGCCCTTCGTCGGCCAGGCCGGCCAGCTGCTGGACAACATGCTCAAGGCCGTGGGCCTGAACCGCCAGGGCACGGGGGCGCAGGGTGTCTACATCGCCAACGTGCTCAAGTGCCGCCCGCCGGCCAACCGCAACCCGCAGCCCGAAGAGGTGCTGCAGTGCGAGTCCTACCTGCGGCGCCAGGTCGCGCTGCTGCAGCCGCAGATCATCCTGGCGCTGGGCCGTTTTGCCGCCCAGTCCCTGCTGCAGCACAGCGTGCCCGAGGTGGCGACCATGCCGCTGGGCAAGCTGCGCGGCCAGGTGCACAGCTATGAAGGCGTGCCCGTCATCGTGAGTTACCACCCGGCCTACCTGCTGCGCACGCCGCAGGACAAGGCCAAGTCCTGGGCTGACCTCTGTCTGGCCATGGACGTGATGCGCGCCGGCACACCGGCCTGA